One window from the genome of Cyclobacterium amurskyense encodes:
- a CDS encoding geranylgeranylglycerol-phosphate geranylgeranyltransferase translates to MKNPKASPVFTFGGFIKIIRPENLLLVAFAQLMTAFFLVGTTNAGLPVLKDYHLYLLIISTVILTASGYMINDYYDVKIDYVNRPKAVVIGKGMKRRMVMILHTVMNVVGILVGLLVHPKIGAITFVAAFLLWLYSNTLKRLPFIGNLTVASLTGLAIWIVGIYYQKSELLIITYAIFAFFINLIREILKDIEDRNGDRKHGCKTLPIVLGFRKTKNIIFIIAFLFVASILFVTFKINEPLLFLYFGGLSLFFIAFMVKIYKADRKSHFSELSTISKLLMLTGILSMGFL, encoded by the coding sequence ATGAAAAATCCAAAGGCTTCTCCTGTATTTACTTTTGGTGGGTTTATAAAGATCATTCGTCCGGAAAACCTACTATTGGTTGCCTTTGCGCAATTGATGACCGCCTTCTTTCTAGTCGGTACCACCAATGCAGGATTACCCGTTTTGAAGGATTACCATCTCTATCTTTTAATCATTTCTACAGTTATACTCACAGCCTCAGGCTACATGATTAATGACTACTATGATGTGAAAATTGATTATGTCAATAGGCCAAAGGCAGTGGTTATTGGAAAAGGTATGAAAAGGCGGATGGTGATGATCCTACATACAGTAATGAATGTTGTCGGGATTTTAGTTGGACTATTGGTCCATCCAAAAATTGGTGCCATCACCTTTGTAGCTGCCTTTCTATTGTGGCTTTACAGTAATACCCTCAAACGGCTGCCTTTTATTGGAAACTTAACAGTTGCATCCCTAACTGGCCTAGCCATATGGATAGTGGGTATTTATTATCAAAAATCGGAACTTTTGATCATTACCTATGCCATATTTGCCTTTTTCATCAATTTGATAAGGGAGATATTAAAGGATATTGAGGACCGTAATGGGGACCGTAAACACGGCTGTAAGACCTTGCCCATTGTTTTGGGATTCAGGAAAACCAAAAACATAATATTTATAATTGCCTTTTTATTTGTCGCATCGATTTTATTTGTCACTTTCAAAATAAATGAGCCACTACTCTTTCTATATTTTGGTGGGCTTAGTCTGTTTTTCATCGCTTTTATGGTGAAAATTTACAAGGCCGACCGCAAGTCTCATTTCTCAGAATTGAGCACCATATCCAAATTACTTATGCTTACAGGCATATTAAGTATGGGTTTCCTTTAA
- a CDS encoding cytochrome c maturation protein CcmE domain-containing protein, with amino-acid sequence MKRGHILGLGIIAVAIVIIITSIGDASTYESFSTAKKMAINGKTEAIHVVGQLKKGANGEVEGIEVGEDKTSFIFVMVDNDGTEQQVYYNEPVPADFTRSEQVVVIGTYKTDEMFVAEKILMKCPSKYQETDVKPTAS; translated from the coding sequence ATGAAAAGAGGACATATATTAGGCTTGGGCATTATAGCAGTAGCTATAGTAATCATAATCACTTCCATAGGTGATGCCAGTACTTACGAAAGCTTTTCTACGGCCAAAAAAATGGCCATCAATGGAAAGACAGAAGCCATTCACGTGGTAGGCCAACTTAAAAAAGGGGCTAATGGTGAGGTAGAAGGAATAGAAGTAGGGGAAGACAAGACCTCTTTTATCTTTGTAATGGTAGACAATGACGGTACGGAACAACAAGTATATTACAATGAACCCGTTCCCGCTGACTTTACCAGATCAGAGCAGGTTGTGGTCATAGGCACTTATAAGACTGATGAGATGTTTGTAGCTGAAAAAATTCTAATGAAGTGCCCTTCAAAATACCAGGAAACGGATGTAAAACCTACTGCATCCTGA
- a CDS encoding VOC family protein, producing the protein MDTFSTLAKANPIKNQINKTSEEFASFGAIHLNNTSLEKSTNFWTKIVGMKLRKSTENSAEFGTETKTLVVVHQTAKTPFKKGYSGIYHFAIHAPNMGEFARMLHRLHDNNYPYSPVDHTMSKSLYLDDPDGINVEFTLETPERFKRVISDGGIKIEDATGNIRGASVYLEVDKILENLENKDLDKPLSKHTYIGHLHLYANNVQKANAFYKKLGFTQFNNFPEFMFADLGAGGPYQHRLAMNSWHGMEKPLAPADHAGMAHFQLNYSTKEKLSEALNNVTVFEEKNGYYCVYDPTGNKLLLTIEKG; encoded by the coding sequence ATGGACACATTTTCAACCTTGGCTAAAGCCAATCCGATAAAAAATCAAATAAATAAAACCTCAGAAGAATTTGCTTCTTTTGGAGCAATACACCTGAACAATACTAGTCTGGAAAAGTCTACTAATTTTTGGACCAAAATAGTAGGTATGAAACTAAGGAAAAGTACTGAAAATAGTGCTGAATTTGGCACTGAAACCAAGACGTTGGTAGTCGTACACCAAACTGCCAAGACTCCTTTTAAAAAAGGCTATAGCGGGATTTACCACTTTGCTATTCATGCGCCAAACATGGGTGAATTTGCCAGAATGTTGCATCGTTTACATGACAACAACTATCCCTACTCCCCTGTAGATCACACTATGTCAAAGTCACTGTATTTAGACGATCCAGATGGAATCAACGTGGAATTCACCCTAGAAACTCCTGAAAGGTTCAAAAGAGTGATAAGTGACGGAGGAATCAAAATTGAAGATGCTACCGGTAACATCCGAGGTGCTTCGGTCTACCTCGAAGTAGACAAGATACTGGAAAATTTGGAGAACAAAGATCTAGATAAACCGCTTTCAAAGCATACCTATATTGGCCATTTACACCTTTACGCCAACAATGTTCAAAAAGCCAATGCTTTTTATAAAAAATTAGGTTTTACTCAATTTAATAACTTTCCAGAATTTATGTTTGCCGATTTGGGTGCAGGAGGTCCTTACCAACACCGTTTGGCGATGAATTCCTGGCATGGAATGGAAAAACCATTGGCCCCAGCTGATCATGCTGGAATGGCTCATTTTCAACTTAACTATAGCACCAAAGAAAAACTAAGCGAGGCCTTAAATAACGTGACTGTATTTGAAGAAAAAAATGGATACTATTGTGTCTATGATCCTACAGGTAACAAGCTGCTTTTAACAATTGAAAAAGGGTAA
- the purH gene encoding bifunctional phosphoribosylaminoimidazolecarboxamide formyltransferase/IMP cyclohydrolase, whose product MAEKKIQSALISVYYKDNLEPIIEQLKNQGVTIYSTGGTQKFIEELGADVVPVEELTGYPSIFGGRVKTLHPKVFGGILHRRENESDINQASEYGIPAIDLVIVDLYPFEETVASGASEVDIIEKIDIGGIALIRAAAKNYKDVTIIASKAQYGELEEKLKSQNGALNLNDRRYFAAQAFKVSSNYDTHIFNYFNREENIPALKISEEKATDLRYGENPHQDARFYGNIEDLFDQLNGKELSFNNLVDVDAAVSLIAEFSKETAFAILKHTNACGVALGETVKDAYDKAFAADTISAFGGVLITNKKVDLAAAEAMHGLFFEVLIAPDFDQDALDLLKGKKKRILLKQKINLTGTKQVKTLLNGFVEQDKDLKTETKEQFEVVTKLSPSEAEKDALVFALKICKHTKSNTIILSNHDQLFSSGVGQTSRVDALKQAIEKAKAFGFDLKGAVMASDAFFPFPDCVEIAGNEGISAVVQPGGSIKDKDSIAYCDDNGMSMVMTGVRHFKH is encoded by the coding sequence ATGGCTGAAAAAAAAATACAATCTGCGCTTATCTCGGTATATTATAAAGACAACCTGGAACCCATCATTGAACAATTAAAAAATCAGGGAGTAACCATCTATTCTACAGGTGGCACTCAGAAATTTATCGAAGAACTGGGAGCAGATGTAGTTCCAGTGGAGGAACTTACTGGCTACCCATCTATATTTGGAGGCCGAGTAAAAACGCTACATCCCAAAGTTTTCGGAGGCATTCTTCATAGAAGGGAAAACGAAAGTGACATCAACCAAGCAAGTGAATATGGTATTCCGGCTATAGATTTGGTAATTGTAGACCTTTATCCTTTTGAGGAGACTGTTGCTTCAGGTGCTTCTGAAGTTGATATTATAGAGAAGATAGACATTGGCGGAATTGCTTTGATCAGAGCTGCTGCTAAAAATTATAAAGACGTAACCATTATCGCTTCTAAAGCGCAATATGGTGAGCTAGAAGAAAAATTAAAAAGTCAAAATGGAGCGTTAAACCTGAATGACCGTAGGTACTTCGCCGCTCAAGCTTTCAAAGTTTCTTCCAACTACGACACTCATATTTTCAATTATTTTAATCGGGAAGAGAATATTCCTGCATTAAAAATCAGTGAAGAAAAAGCCACTGATTTAAGGTATGGAGAAAACCCACACCAGGATGCCCGTTTTTACGGAAACATTGAAGACCTCTTTGATCAACTCAATGGAAAAGAATTGTCTTTCAATAATCTGGTAGATGTAGATGCAGCGGTTTCTTTAATCGCAGAGTTCTCTAAAGAAACAGCATTTGCAATCCTCAAACATACTAATGCCTGTGGGGTTGCTTTAGGTGAAACCGTTAAGGATGCCTATGACAAAGCCTTTGCAGCAGATACTATCTCCGCTTTTGGGGGTGTTTTAATCACCAACAAAAAGGTAGACCTTGCTGCTGCTGAAGCCATGCATGGATTGTTCTTTGAAGTGCTGATTGCGCCAGACTTTGATCAGGATGCTTTGGACTTGCTTAAAGGAAAGAAAAAGAGAATCCTCTTAAAGCAAAAAATTAACCTAACAGGTACCAAGCAGGTCAAGACCCTATTGAATGGCTTCGTAGAACAGGACAAGGATCTTAAAACTGAAACCAAAGAACAATTTGAGGTAGTGACCAAACTGTCTCCAAGTGAAGCTGAAAAAGATGCTTTGGTATTTGCATTGAAAATCTGTAAACATACTAAATCAAACACCATTATCCTCAGCAATCATGACCAACTCTTCTCAAGTGGAGTAGGACAAACTAGCCGGGTAGATGCACTTAAACAAGCAATAGAAAAAGCAAAAGCTTTCGGCTTTGATCTGAAAGGTGCTGTCATGGCTTCGGATGCATTTTTCCCTTTCCCTGATTGTGTGGAAATTGCAGGAAACGAAGGAATATCTGCGGTAGTTCAACCTGGAGGTTCTATTAAGGACAAAGACAGCATTGCTTATTGTGATGACAATGGTATGAGTATGGTGATGACAGGCGTCAGACATTTTAAGCATTAA
- a CDS encoding glycoside hydrolase family protein, translating into MKTNTIALVLLILQTLLFSCSGKEQQANDTATEEPELFPDEITKFTPQADNPIFTAAEEGDWDSGIRERGFIMKEEDGYHMWYTGFDKYDENRFLNLGYAFSEDGIAWTRYEGNPVFSESWVEDMMVWKHEGVYYMFAEGRGDIAKMLTSTDRIHWENQGDIDIRKVDGSPISDGPYGTPTVWVEDGIWYLFYERGDLGIWLATSKDRKIWTNMQDDPVIKIGPEAYDKYGVAVNKIIKHKGYYYAYYHATSLEDWSDWTMNMAVSKDLLTWTKYSENPIMGDNKSSGFPVYDGKQYRFYTMHPEVVLHFPSK; encoded by the coding sequence ATGAAAACCAATACCATTGCTTTAGTCCTCTTGATACTTCAAACCCTCCTTTTCTCCTGCTCAGGAAAAGAACAGCAGGCAAATGATACGGCAACAGAAGAGCCAGAATTGTTTCCCGATGAAATCACAAAATTCACTCCCCAAGCAGACAATCCTATTTTCACTGCAGCAGAAGAAGGTGACTGGGACAGTGGAATAAGGGAAAGAGGTTTTATAATGAAAGAAGAGGATGGTTACCACATGTGGTATACAGGATTTGATAAATATGATGAAAATAGGTTTCTAAATTTAGGCTATGCTTTTTCTGAAGATGGCATAGCATGGACTAGGTATGAAGGCAATCCTGTTTTTAGCGAAAGTTGGGTAGAAGACATGATGGTCTGGAAGCATGAAGGGGTTTATTATATGTTTGCTGAAGGAAGAGGAGACATTGCGAAGATGTTAACTTCCACAGACCGCATCCACTGGGAAAATCAAGGCGATATAGACATCAGGAAGGTCGATGGCTCTCCAATAAGTGATGGTCCTTATGGGACTCCTACTGTTTGGGTAGAAGATGGAATTTGGTATTTATTTTACGAAAGAGGGGATCTTGGTATTTGGCTTGCCACCTCCAAAGACAGAAAGATATGGACAAATATGCAAGATGATCCTGTGATCAAAATCGGTCCAGAAGCTTACGATAAATATGGCGTGGCAGTAAATAAAATCATCAAACATAAAGGATATTATTATGCTTACTACCATGCCACATCCCTAGAAGACTGGAGTGATTGGACAATGAATATGGCTGTTTCAAAAGACTTATTGACTTGGACCAAATATTCAGAAAACCCTATCATGGGAGATAATAAATCCAGCGGTTTCCCAGTTTATGATGGTAAACAATACAGGTTCTACACCATGCATCCGGAGGTAGTATTACACTTCCCAAGCAAATAA
- a CDS encoding 4Fe-4S dicluster domain-containing protein produces the protein MNKDKSKCDETSGKLVPIINLSNCGDKEDCIPACPYDVLEIRTITAEDRLTLNFKGKLKTFFKPKKAYVKAPDLCYACGICVQVCPEKAIKLARRSL, from the coding sequence ATGAATAAAGACAAATCAAAATGCGACGAAACAAGTGGGAAGTTAGTCCCCATTATCAACCTTAGTAATTGTGGTGATAAGGAAGATTGTATCCCTGCTTGTCCCTATGATGTATTGGAAATTCGTACAATTACTGCCGAAGATCGATTAACGCTAAATTTCAAAGGTAAATTAAAAACATTTTTCAAACCAAAAAAAGCCTATGTAAAAGCCCCAGATTTGTGTTATGCCTGTGGTATATGTGTTCAGGTTTGCCCAGAAAAAGCTATCAAACTTGCGCGAAGAAGCCTTTAA
- a CDS encoding Rossmann-like and DUF2520 domain-containing protein, giving the protein MKLTIAIIGTGNVAWHLSSALENAGHEILEVYGRDIEKAQQLSSRLYATEAQDHLDFTESKANLFIIAVSDQAIAPIAEAILLPEQSILVHTSGTMTLDVLSYSSADYTGILYPLQGFTKSRDLSFEEVPFLLEAEDKGTLKTLKKLCKSLKSPSYEIKSRDRRSIHVAAVFAANFTNHMVYLAESIMHRQGLDFNILKPLIIEQMNKTLQLGPSEAQTGPAIREDINTLENHHDYLSYNEQLAEIYRNISQDIMDTQKP; this is encoded by the coding sequence ATGAAGTTGACTATCGCGATTATCGGAACAGGGAACGTAGCCTGGCATCTGTCATCGGCTTTGGAGAATGCTGGGCATGAAATATTAGAAGTTTACGGAAGAGACATTGAGAAAGCCCAGCAGCTTTCCTCCAGATTATATGCAACTGAGGCTCAAGATCATTTGGACTTCACAGAAAGCAAGGCCAATCTGTTCATTATTGCGGTTAGTGATCAAGCCATTGCCCCTATTGCAGAAGCCATTCTATTGCCAGAGCAAAGCATACTTGTCCATACAAGCGGCACCATGACCTTGGATGTATTGTCTTATAGTTCTGCAGATTATACGGGCATACTTTACCCATTACAAGGTTTCACCAAAAGTAGAGACTTGTCTTTTGAGGAAGTCCCTTTTCTATTGGAGGCTGAGGACAAGGGAACCTTAAAAACCTTAAAAAAACTATGCAAAAGTCTCAAATCACCTAGCTATGAGATTAAGTCTAGGGACCGTAGGTCCATCCATGTGGCGGCGGTATTTGCAGCGAACTTCACCAACCATATGGTGTATTTAGCTGAATCGATCATGCACCGACAGGGCTTGGATTTCAACATCCTAAAACCGCTCATCATTGAGCAAATGAATAAAACACTACAGTTAGGGCCGAGTGAAGCCCAAACCGGACCTGCTATAAGAGAAGATATCAATACCTTGGAAAATCATCACGATTACCTCAGTTATAATGAGCAACTTGCAGAAATATATAGAAATATTTCCCAAGACATTATGGACACTCAAAAACCCTAA
- a CDS encoding CcmD family protein codes for MKKFIIIFLLFISFLAKAQDKIGITDEDYQNSGVEMADKMRSEGKIYVLVSIIGIVLGGILVYVIQTDRKISGLEKKYND; via the coding sequence ATGAAAAAGTTCATTATCATTTTCCTGTTATTTATCAGCTTTTTAGCCAAAGCTCAGGATAAAATTGGCATTACAGATGAGGATTACCAGAATTCTGGTGTCGAAATGGCCGACAAAATGCGTTCCGAAGGAAAAATCTACGTATTAGTCAGCATTATTGGAATTGTTTTAGGGGGTATTCTCGTTTATGTGATACAAACAGATCGTAAGATTAGTGGGTTGGAAAAAAAATATAACGATTAA
- the ccsA gene encoding cytochrome c biogenesis protein CcsA has translation MKAYWWKILAILLLAYTIIAGLLIDVPRLPILNETIRGLFFHVTMWFGMLIMLVVAVVYGVRHLRTGSLADDDMAVEFTNGAILFGVIGITTGMVWAKFTWGDFWTNDPKLNASAIGLLMYFAYLVLRNSLTDVYQRAKISAVYSIFAFAVFIPLIFILPRLTDSLHPGNGGNPGFNAYDMDSNLRTVFYPAIIGWTLLGTWIATVRVRLRRLERKLEDKLINQ, from the coding sequence ATGAAGGCTTATTGGTGGAAAATATTAGCCATATTATTGCTGGCTTATACCATAATTGCAGGTTTATTGATTGATGTTCCCAGACTTCCCATTCTGAATGAAACCATCAGAGGATTGTTCTTTCATGTGACCATGTGGTTTGGGATGTTAATTATGCTGGTCGTGGCTGTAGTATATGGTGTAAGACATTTGAGAACGGGGAGCCTTGCTGACGATGACATGGCCGTTGAATTCACCAATGGGGCCATACTTTTTGGAGTCATTGGCATAACCACAGGCATGGTCTGGGCAAAGTTTACTTGGGGTGATTTTTGGACCAATGACCCTAAGCTCAATGCTTCGGCCATAGGATTGCTAATGTATTTCGCCTACCTGGTTCTTCGAAACTCCCTTACAGATGTTTACCAAAGAGCCAAAATCAGTGCTGTTTACAGCATTTTCGCTTTTGCGGTATTCATCCCCTTGATATTTATCCTCCCTAGGCTTACAGACAGCCTTCATCCCGGCAATGGTGGCAACCCTGGGTTCAACGCCTATGATATGGACAGTAATCTGAGAACGGTGTTTTATCCGGCCATTATTGGATGGACCCTCCTTGGCACCTGGATAGCCACGGTAAGGGTAAGGTTAAGGCGTTTGGAAAGAAAATTAGAAGACAAATTGATCAATCAATAA
- the purN gene encoding phosphoribosylglycinamide formyltransferase, protein MKNIAILASGSGSNAEKIVNHFLGSTKARISLIASNKKGAYVLERAKKLGVPSHVFSKVALESGELTAYLKNLEIDFVVLAGFLLQIPDNLIAAFPEKMVNIHPALLPNYGGKGMYGDHVHRAVKASGDKETGITIHLVNENYDEGKIIFQTAVGIDENDSPEQIAEKVHVLEHKYYPKIIESLI, encoded by the coding sequence TTGAAAAACATAGCCATACTCGCTTCGGGAAGCGGCTCAAATGCAGAAAAAATAGTAAATCATTTCCTAGGATCTACAAAAGCACGTATTTCTTTAATTGCTTCGAACAAAAAAGGGGCATATGTACTGGAAAGAGCCAAAAAGCTAGGTGTTCCTAGCCATGTTTTTTCTAAGGTAGCTTTGGAAAGTGGGGAACTTACAGCCTACCTAAAAAATCTTGAGATAGACTTTGTAGTACTGGCAGGTTTTTTGCTTCAAATTCCCGATAATCTGATCGCGGCCTTCCCGGAAAAGATGGTTAATATTCACCCTGCATTATTGCCAAATTACGGGGGCAAAGGAATGTACGGAGACCATGTACACCGAGCTGTAAAAGCTTCCGGTGACAAAGAAACAGGCATCACCATTCACCTTGTAAATGAAAATTATGACGAGGGAAAAATCATCTTTCAAACAGCTGTAGGGATCGACGAAAATGACAGCCCTGAACAAATCGCCGAGAAAGTTCATGTACTAGAGCATAAATACTATCCAAAAATCATTGAAAGTCTGATTTAA
- the ccsA gene encoding cytochrome c biogenesis protein CcsA has product MMNTFMGNLGHFMVILAFVSALVSAVSYFYYTRASELDKPSWKNFSRITFYIHGFAAVSIAACLFEIIYNHRFEYFYAYSHSSKGLPVHYMISSFWEGQEGAFILWIFWDVVLGLIIIHTNKFWEGPVMLVFALVQAFLVSMILGVVIGDLKIGSSPFMLLRDVSEAPIFQINPEYVPEDGTGLNPLLQNIWMVIHPPTLFLGYASTLVPFAFLMAGLTLKRYSEWIRPALPWAIFSAMILGMGIIMGAYWAYVTLNFGGYWNWDPVENAVYVPWLIMVAAIHTMITFKKSSTALKTSMILVISSFILVLYATFLVRSGVLGDSSVHSFTDLGLSGQLLIYMLFFLAIAIFLTIKEWKHIPTSEREASIYSREFWIFIGATTLALMAFQVIVPTSIPAYNALVEIFGGLSNLAPPADQIGFYTKFQLWFAIALALLTGVGQYFWWNKMSKEDLKNALVTPYIISMVLAAIIITVGKVYDVTYIVIVLSGAFTIVANSSILIKLLKKKTFKLAGGSLAHIGLGMMLIGIMFSSGYSDTISINMSGLTYKKDWEDDLNKENVLLWINKPLQMKDYDVIYRGRYKKVVGVPGYVKADAMESLDGINEALALEDVKVDEKVYFEKGDTLNLVLEENSYFKVEYFQEDDLKFTLYPMSQPNPTMGLISSPDSKKYLTKDLYTHVSAINDYEEPEWNDDQFINAAPGEQFFINDFVTQFESADVVSEIDGIPLEEGDIAVKAVLTIMDYDVKKVLSPVFLIRGNQVGKVDFIDHDLGIKVEVDNIVPEENKFVFKVNTYQKDYVVMKAAVKPMINLLWLGTVIMLIGFSVAIFRRFDEFQKMKAKGLE; this is encoded by the coding sequence ATGATGAATACCTTTATGGGTAATCTGGGTCATTTCATGGTAATTCTGGCTTTTGTCAGTGCCTTGGTCTCAGCTGTCTCCTACTTCTACTACACCCGTGCTAGCGAGTTGGACAAACCTTCCTGGAAAAATTTCAGCAGAATTACTTTTTACATTCATGGTTTTGCTGCTGTTTCAATAGCAGCTTGCCTCTTCGAAATCATTTACAATCATAGATTTGAGTATTTTTACGCCTACTCACATTCTTCCAAAGGCCTACCTGTTCATTACATGATCTCCAGCTTTTGGGAAGGTCAGGAAGGGGCTTTCATCCTTTGGATTTTCTGGGATGTGGTATTAGGCTTAATTATTATTCACACCAATAAATTCTGGGAAGGCCCTGTAATGCTGGTATTTGCACTTGTTCAAGCATTTCTGGTTTCCATGATTCTGGGCGTTGTAATAGGTGATTTAAAAATCGGTAGTTCTCCTTTCATGTTACTCCGAGATGTATCTGAAGCACCAATATTTCAAATCAACCCTGAATATGTTCCAGAGGATGGCACAGGCCTGAACCCCTTATTGCAAAATATTTGGATGGTTATTCACCCGCCTACTCTTTTTCTAGGCTATGCCTCTACCCTTGTTCCTTTTGCCTTTTTAATGGCTGGACTGACACTGAAAAGGTATTCCGAATGGATCAGACCTGCTCTTCCTTGGGCCATCTTCTCTGCCATGATTTTAGGCATGGGAATCATAATGGGGGCCTATTGGGCTTATGTGACCTTGAATTTCGGCGGCTATTGGAATTGGGATCCAGTTGAAAATGCGGTATACGTGCCATGGTTAATCATGGTAGCAGCTATACATACCATGATCACCTTCAAAAAAAGCAGCACGGCACTGAAAACATCCATGATACTGGTCATTAGCTCCTTTATTCTGGTATTGTATGCTACATTCTTGGTAAGAAGTGGGGTATTAGGAGATTCTTCCGTCCATTCTTTTACTGATTTGGGCTTATCAGGGCAGCTACTTATTTACATGTTGTTCTTTTTGGCAATTGCCATTTTTCTTACCATTAAAGAATGGAAGCATATTCCTACATCGGAAAGGGAAGCCTCTATATACTCCAGAGAATTTTGGATTTTCATAGGTGCCACCACCCTAGCCTTGATGGCTTTTCAGGTGATTGTACCTACTTCCATCCCGGCCTACAATGCGTTGGTAGAAATATTTGGCGGACTATCCAACTTAGCACCTCCAGCTGACCAAATCGGATTCTACACTAAATTCCAACTTTGGTTTGCGATCGCACTGGCACTACTAACTGGTGTGGGACAGTATTTCTGGTGGAACAAAATGTCAAAAGAAGACCTTAAAAATGCTTTGGTGACGCCATATATTATTTCAATGGTATTGGCCGCCATAATCATTACAGTAGGTAAAGTTTATGACGTCACCTATATCGTAATCGTCCTTTCCGGAGCTTTTACCATTGTAGCCAATAGCAGCATTCTGATAAAGTTATTGAAGAAAAAAACCTTTAAATTGGCAGGAGGCTCACTGGCTCATATTGGTTTAGGAATGATGCTAATAGGTATTATGTTTTCTTCAGGTTACTCAGACACCATCTCTATCAACATGTCAGGCCTTACCTACAAGAAGGATTGGGAAGATGACCTGAACAAAGAAAATGTATTGCTTTGGATCAACAAGCCTTTACAAATGAAAGATTACGATGTAATCTATAGAGGTAGGTACAAAAAGGTAGTAGGTGTACCGGGTTATGTAAAAGCAGACGCCATGGAATCACTGGATGGTATAAATGAAGCCTTGGCACTGGAAGATGTCAAAGTAGATGAAAAAGTATATTTTGAAAAAGGAGACACGCTTAATTTGGTTCTAGAGGAAAACTCCTACTTCAAGGTTGAGTATTTTCAGGAGGATGATCTAAAATTCACGCTCTACCCCATGTCTCAACCAAACCCAACTATGGGCTTGATTTCCTCTCCCGATTCAAAGAAATACTTAACAAAAGATCTTTACACCCACGTTTCTGCGATAAACGATTACGAAGAGCCTGAGTGGAATGACGATCAATTTATCAATGCTGCTCCCGGAGAGCAGTTCTTTATCAATGACTTCGTTACTCAATTTGAGAGTGCGGATGTTGTCAGTGAAATAGATGGCATTCCCTTAGAGGAGGGAGACATTGCGGTGAAGGCAGTGTTAACCATAATGGATTACGATGTAAAGAAAGTACTGAGTCCAGTATTCTTGATTCGAGGAAATCAGGTTGGTAAAGTTGATTTCATTGACCATGATTTGGGCATAAAAGTGGAAGTTGATAATATTGTTCCTGAAGAAAACAAATTTGTATTTAAGGTCAATACCTATCAAAAAGATTATGTAGTAATGAAAGCCGCCGTTAAACCCATGATTAATCTTCTATGGCTTGGCACTGTCATTATGTTGATAGGTTTTTCAGTAGCGATTTTCCGAAGGTTTGATGAATTTCAAAAAATGAAAGCCAAAGGCCTGGAATAA